Genomic DNA from Oncorhynchus nerka isolate Pitt River linkage group LG17, Oner_Uvic_2.0, whole genome shotgun sequence:
GCTCTGCAGGAATGTCTTGGGATTGGCTTTAAAACCGAACTGTCATATATAGGCTACTTAAGAAAGTCTAACGATCGTTGTACTATTGATTTATTTTTAAGAAAATGGTGCATTGCTCATATTAGGCTAATATGTAATTTTTCAGATATGTCACAGTTTTATCACACACAAGCCAAACCCCACATGGGAAGTATAGTCCCCACCACATGCGCAGGATGTGAGCCCTGCATTTCCACATGTATTAATATTCCCCTCCTCTTCCAGACCATGCCTTCGATGGGACCGGAGAAGCCCGCGTTGTGTGCTGGCTGTGGAGGCAAAATCTCGGATAGATATTACCTACTCGCTGTGGATAAACAGTGGCACCTGCGGTGCCTCAAATGCTGTGAATGTAAACAACATTTGGAGTCAGAACTCACGTGTTTTGCCAAGGATGGCAGCATCTACTGCAAGGAGGATTACTACAGGTAAGAAAGCATACGGTTATGATTGGTTGTTTTTCTATAGGCCTAGTGAAATTATTGATTTTAATATTCGACGATTGaacacacgctctctctccctcactcactctcttgtGTGTTTGGCATTAGGCCTGTCATACAAACTATTGTTAATGTCTGAAACGATAGATCtataaacacaaacacaggccACAGAACATTTGAAATAGGCTATAGGTTAAATAGAAGGCACAGAAGGCGTATCGTTTCGATCAGCTATAGCTTTGGCATATTCAACAAGTCATACAAGGAAGGCCCCATATAATGAATCTACTACATGGAAATATAAATAGACAAGCAGCCTAAATATCAGAGGCAATCTGTCGTCTCTTGGCCATGTTGCAAATGCGATATGTTATTATAGGCCTGCGGATGGAGGTTATGACATTACATGCAAACTGCTGAATAAAAACACAGTAAGAACATTGAGTTGTATTTTATGTAGCCACTCGCGTTGTGTGTTGTGTTCCATTTGTTCAATTCTGTTTTGAGTGTTTTAGACGTGTTATGTCTGGGCGTGTTTTTAAAGAATTGCGTCCTTGTTTCAGAAGGTTCTCAGTGCAGAGGTGTGCGCGCTGCCACCTCGGGATATCGGCATCGGAGATGGTAATGCGTGCACGGGACTCGGTGTACCATCTGAGCTGCTTCACGTGCACCACGTGCAACAAGACCCTGACCACCGGCGACCACTTCGGCATGAAGGACAGCCTGGTGTACTGCCGGGTCCACTTCGAGACCATAGCCCAGGGAGAGTACCCACACCCCGGCCTCAACTACTCCGAGCTGGCGGCGAAAGGCGGAGGTCTGGCGCTGCCTTACTTCAATGGCACTGGGACAGCTCAGAAGGGAAGGCCTCGCAAGAGGAAGAGCCCCGCCATGGGCATAGACATCGCCAGCTACAACTCAGGTGAGGAGACGGAGAGGAGTTGCT
This window encodes:
- the LOC115145299 gene encoding LIM/homeobox protein Lhx9 isoform X3, whose protein sequence is MEVVGCKAEASSCTLRRSGAGAMLFHGISGDHIQGIMEEMERRSKTDSRLTKGVQLNGRESTMPSMGPEKPALCAGCGGKISDRYYLLAVDKQWHLRCLKCCECKQHLESELTCFAKDGSIYCKEDYYRRFSVQRCARCHLGISASEMVMRARDSVYHLSCFTCTTCNKTLTTGDHFGMKDSLVYCRVHFETIAQGEYPHPGLNYSELAAKGGGLALPYFNGTGTAQKGRPRKRKSPAMGIDIASYNSGCNENDGDHLDRDQAYPPSQKTKRMRTSFKHHQLRTMKSYFAINHNPDAKDLKQLAQKTGLTKRVLQGEQILGHYSQTSRRLKIP